TTTCTCTCTATTAACCTTTGTTCAGGTCATTGTTGGTGAATTGGTTCCTAAAAACTTTGCTATCAATAAAACTGAAAAAATTGGATTCTTAATTGCTCAGCCACTTCAATTTTGGTATCGTCTAATGTTTCCAATTATCTTCTTATTGAATGGTGTTGCCAATGGAATTTCTCGTTTATTTGGTCTTAAAAGTGTCAGTGAATCAGATGAAAGTGTTTCAGAAGAAGAATTGCGAATTATTATGAGTGAAAGCTTAAAAAGTGGTGAAATCAATCATGATGAATACCAATTTGTTGAAAATGTTTTTGCCTTTGATAATCGCATGAGTCGTGAAATTATGGTACCTCGCACAGAAATGATTACTGTTTCAAGTGAAATGAGTTTACGTGAAATCAGTGAACTCGTTCGCACAGAACGCTATACGCGTTATCCTGTCATTGAAGATGGGGATAAAGATTCGATTATTGGCGTTATCAATACAAAAGAAATTTTCGCAGCTTATGTTAGTTATGTAGAATCAGGAAATTCAGATAACTTTATTTTAATCGACTATGTTCATCCTGTGATTTCGGTTATTGAAACAATTCCTATTAAAGAAATTTTAGTTAAAATGCAAAAAGAACGGAATCAAGTGGCCATTTTAGTCGATGAATATGGTGGAACCAGCGGCATGATCTCGATTGAAGATATCGTTGAAGAAATTGTTGGCGATATTAATGACGACTACGAAAGTACCGAAGAGCCTGAATTCAAAAAAATCGACGATCATCATTATATCGTTAGCGCTCGAATGTTAATTGATGATATCAACGAACTTTTTGGACTTGAAATTGATGAAGAAAATGTTGATACTATTGGTGGCTGGATGATGAATGAAAAATATGATATTGCAGAAGGTGATCAACTTACTTTAGGTCAATACATTTTTATCGTTAAAAAATCTGGAAAAAGCACCATTGAAACGATTGAAATTATTCATAAAGAAGTTCAAGAAGCTGAGAATAATGAAACAAAAGTAGAAAACGAATAAAAAAGAGCCTAGTTTCCACACTATTGATTGTGATGAAACTAGGCTTTTTTAGTTTGTTGCGTTTAAAAGTTATCTTAATTATAAATAAGATAGCTTTGCTAAATTCTTAAATAGGACTCTTGCAATTTTAATCAAGTATCCGTGTACATGAAATTTCTTTGGTCAGGCTATGAGTTCACATTTTTTATTTTAATCGTTATTTTTTTGTGCAGTTGGCATTATGTATAAGATTAAAAGAACCAGTGAACCAATATAAGGTATCACCTGTATAAAGATTAAGGACCAGTGAAATCCAGCATCTCTTAAACGTCTAATGGAAATAGCTAAGTTTGGCATAATAGTTGCTAAAATATAAATACTGGAAATACCTGTCAACATAAAAATAAATGCTGTATCTGTTGATTCTTCAAATCCTGTTGTTGCTCCAATTAGAAATCCCATCATACAAATTAAAATAACAATTAGAAAATTCAATAACCTAACATACCAATAATCAGCTCGACTAGATTCTCCCATAAAATTTGAATAATTACACCAAAATTTTTTATAAGCTTCAATCATCTAACTTTTCTCTCCTATCAACAAAACTAGATAAATTATACGCCACCTAATTCAATTGTATTTATTTTAAATTACCAACGTCATTATATACTGAATTTATGAAAAAATAAATAGGTTTTCCCATTCTAATTTGATAAGATCTAGCTTTTGCTTAGATTGTTTATACAATTGGATCCATAAAACTTATTATTCCTAAAATATAGTCTTTCATTTTCACTTTTTTAAGTTCTCTACATTTTTAACTCCTCTTCAAAATAATCGTTAAAACCAGACATAATTGTATTGGTAACACCCTATCTAAACCTTATAATTCTGACATAGTTATCCGACCAAATGATTAAGTCACCCCCTAGCAAAACGTCCCTAATCCATATTCCTTCCAATATAAAAACATCTCCTCTAGTACTTTATTTTGATACTCTTAGATTATTTCTTGACTTAAAACTTCAACTTTCTCAAAATCTTCAATCACTTGTTTCATAGTTATCTCTCCCCCATATTTCCATCAATTTAACATTTCTTTAAACAAAAAAATAGACCATGTGAACAAT
The sequence above is a segment of the Carnobacterium gallinarum DSM 4847 genome. Coding sequences within it:
- a CDS encoding hemolysin family protein, with the translated sequence MIVFFIVLIIAAMFVMSEFVLVRIRPSRLDFLIENGNKKAILLKKMTQHLDTYLSATQLGVTITSLALGWLGDPTFKRLFDDIFATINIPSSVSSILSIVVSFSLLTFVQVIVGELVPKNFAINKTEKIGFLIAQPLQFWYRLMFPIIFLLNGVANGISRLFGLKSVSESDESVSEEELRIIMSESLKSGEINHDEYQFVENVFAFDNRMSREIMVPRTEMITVSSEMSLREISELVRTERYTRYPVIEDGDKDSIIGVINTKEIFAAYVSYVESGNSDNFILIDYVHPVISVIETIPIKEILVKMQKERNQVAILVDEYGGTSGMISIEDIVEEIVGDINDDYESTEEPEFKKIDDHHYIVSARMLIDDINELFGLEIDEENVDTIGGWMMNEKYDIAEGDQLTLGQYIFIVKKSGKSTIETIEIIHKEVQEAENNETKVENE
- a CDS encoding DUF805 domain-containing protein yields the protein MIEAYKKFWCNYSNFMGESSRADYWYVRLLNFLIVILICMMGFLIGATTGFEESTDTAFIFMLTGISSIYILATIMPNLAISIRRLRDAGFHWSLIFIQVIPYIGSLVLLILYIMPTAQKNND